A genome region from Paradevosia shaoguanensis includes the following:
- a CDS encoding methyl-accepting chemotaxis protein has translation MLKLVTGSISRRMGFLLIMFVLGFVALASFQLSNTRHNLVELKKAEIKSVVESAVAMLDSFQARVTSGELTLEDAQKQAKAALTAMRYSNDDYIFAVTYDYVMIVNANPAVVDTNMRDRTDSSGKRFIEEYTDGARTQGSIFTTFLFSGADEQSEIEKLTYVQSFAPWSWAIGTGVLQTDIDAIYSENVMASGGVALAIIIGLLIAGFLLARSLTKPINALNGEMVEISSGRFDVPVSGTDRADEVGTMARAVEVFRENGLKVSQMTEAEAARIVADQRARAQMMQQLQQAFGNVVDAAVAGDFSRRVDVEFPDAELNQLAGSVNNLVETVDGGLSETSRVLASLAKADLTEKVSGSYSGAFGRLKDDTNAVAEKLTEIVGQLRETSGAMKTATGEILSGANDLSERTTKQAATIEETSAAMEQLATTVLQNAERAREASTVAADVTRTAEEGGAVMGEANLAMEKIETSSAKISNIIGMIDDIAFQTNLLALNASVEAARAGEAGKGFAVVAVEVRRLAQSAAEASSEVKQLIEQSANEVKGGSRLVADAASKLEAMLTSARSSNALMESIARESREQASAIEEVNVAVRQMDEMTQHNAALVEETNAAIEQTEAQARELDRIVDIFTIADSYARREPAPSAAAPARQPAPGIKGLQQRVATAAKTYLSHGNAAVSADWDEF, from the coding sequence ATGCTTAAGTTAGTTACGGGCAGCATCTCCCGCCGGATGGGATTTCTGCTGATCATGTTCGTCCTCGGCTTCGTAGCCCTGGCAAGCTTCCAACTCTCCAACACCCGCCACAACCTGGTCGAGCTGAAGAAGGCCGAGATCAAGAGCGTAGTCGAATCCGCCGTCGCGATGCTCGACAGCTTCCAGGCGCGGGTCACCTCGGGTGAGCTCACCCTCGAAGACGCCCAGAAGCAGGCCAAGGCCGCCCTGACCGCCATGCGGTACTCGAACGACGACTATATTTTCGCGGTCACCTACGACTACGTCATGATCGTCAACGCCAACCCGGCCGTGGTCGACACCAATATGCGCGACCGCACCGATTCCTCGGGCAAACGCTTCATCGAGGAATATACCGACGGTGCCCGTACCCAGGGTTCGATCTTCACCACCTTCCTCTTCAGCGGCGCCGACGAGCAGAGCGAAATCGAAAAGCTCACCTATGTGCAGAGCTTCGCGCCCTGGTCCTGGGCCATCGGCACCGGCGTGCTCCAGACCGATATCGACGCGATCTACAGCGAAAACGTCATGGCCAGCGGGGGCGTCGCCCTTGCCATCATCATCGGTCTTCTGATCGCCGGCTTCCTGCTCGCGCGCAGCCTCACCAAGCCGATCAACGCCCTCAATGGCGAGATGGTCGAAATCTCGAGCGGCCGCTTCGACGTCCCCGTATCGGGCACCGACCGTGCCGACGAAGTGGGTACCATGGCCCGTGCCGTCGAAGTCTTCCGCGAAAACGGCCTCAAGGTCTCGCAGATGACCGAAGCCGAAGCCGCCCGCATCGTCGCCGACCAGCGCGCCCGCGCCCAGATGATGCAGCAGCTTCAGCAGGCCTTCGGCAATGTGGTCGATGCCGCCGTCGCCGGCGATTTCTCGCGTCGCGTCGATGTCGAATTCCCCGACGCCGAGCTCAACCAGCTCGCCGGCTCCGTCAACAACCTCGTCGAAACCGTCGATGGCGGCCTCTCGGAAACCTCGCGCGTCCTGGCCTCGCTGGCCAAGGCCGACCTGACCGAAAAGGTCTCCGGCTCCTATTCGGGCGCCTTCGGCCGCCTCAAGGACGACACTAACGCGGTGGCCGAAAAGCTCACCGAAATCGTCGGCCAGCTCCGCGAGACGTCGGGCGCCATGAAGACCGCAACCGGCGAAATCCTTTCCGGCGCCAACGATCTCTCCGAACGCACCACCAAGCAGGCGGCGACGATCGAAGAGACTTCGGCCGCCATGGAACAGCTCGCCACCACCGTCCTCCAGAATGCCGAGCGGGCCCGTGAAGCTTCAACCGTGGCCGCTGACGTCACGCGCACCGCCGAAGAAGGCGGCGCCGTGATGGGCGAGGCCAACCTCGCGATGGAGAAGATCGAGACCTCCTCGGCCAAAATCTCCAACATCATCGGCATGATCGACGACATCGCCTTCCAGACGAACCTCCTCGCGCTCAATGCGTCGGTGGAAGCCGCTCGCGCCGGTGAAGCCGGCAAGGGCTTCGCCGTGGTCGCCGTCGAAGTGCGCCGTCTCGCCCAATCCGCCGCCGAAGCCTCCTCCGAGGTCAAGCAGCTCATCGAGCAGTCGGCCAATGAGGTGAAGGGCGGCTCGCGCCTCGTCGCAGACGCTGCCTCCAAGCTCGAAGCCATGCTGACTTCGGCCCGCTCCTCCAACGCATTGATGGAAAGCATCGCCAGGGAAAGCCGCGAACAGGCCTCCGCCATCGAAGAGGTCAATGTCGCCGTCCGCCAGATGGACGAGATGACCCAGCACAACGCGGCGCTTGTCGAAGAAACCAACGCCGCCATCGAGCAGACCGAGGCCCAGGCTCGTGAGCTCGACAGGATCGTCGATATCTTCACCATCGCCGACAGCTACGCGCGCCGCGAACCTGCTCCGAGCGCCGCAGCCCCGGCCCGCCAGCCGGCCCCCGGCATCAAGGGCCTGCAGCAACGCGTCGCCACCGCCGCCAAGACCTATCTCTCCCACGGCAACGCCGCGGTCAGCGCCGACTGGGACGAGTTCTAG
- a CDS encoding DUF4344 domain-containing metallopeptidase, with protein MKRFAALVCLFPLVLGLGSPPARAGEVDEDAMDFAMHDAVYTTFHEVGHMFVSEFELPVLGKEEDAADALAAVQLLGPDADEDWGNALISAADGWYFSAVKSTGNGVEELSYYDDHALDIERAYAMVCMMVGADSDWFSEVAEAYEMDSDRQEACAGVYEQAATSWASLLEPYLADGEKGEAVTVVYDDTEDYAMFRDALESRGIFEDIARRIETAYLLPRPITIRVAECDEANAYWSAEDAEITYCYELSQSMYDMYINDIPE; from the coding sequence ATGAAACGCTTCGCCGCGCTCGTATGCCTGTTTCCGCTCGTCCTTGGCCTGGGTTCGCCACCCGCGCGCGCCGGGGAGGTCGACGAAGATGCGATGGATTTCGCCATGCATGACGCGGTTTACACCACCTTCCATGAAGTCGGGCACATGTTCGTCTCCGAGTTCGAATTGCCGGTTCTCGGCAAGGAAGAAGACGCCGCCGACGCGCTGGCCGCAGTACAGCTTCTCGGCCCCGATGCCGACGAGGATTGGGGCAACGCCCTCATCTCGGCCGCGGATGGATGGTATTTCAGCGCGGTCAAATCGACCGGCAACGGCGTCGAGGAACTCTCCTATTACGACGACCACGCCCTCGATATCGAACGCGCCTATGCGATGGTCTGCATGATGGTCGGGGCCGATTCCGACTGGTTCAGCGAAGTCGCCGAAGCCTATGAAATGGACTCCGACCGCCAGGAAGCCTGCGCCGGCGTCTATGAACAGGCCGCGACCAGCTGGGCGTCACTGCTCGAACCCTATCTGGCCGATGGCGAAAAGGGCGAGGCCGTCACCGTCGTCTACGACGATACCGAAGACTACGCCATGTTCCGCGACGCGCTCGAAAGCCGCGGCATCTTCGAGGATATCGCCCGGCGCATTGAAACGGCCTACCTGCTCCCCCGTCCCATCACCATTCGCGTCGCTGAGTGCGACGAGGCAAATGCCTATTGGTCGGCCGAGGATGCCGAGATCACCTATTGCTATGAGCTCTCCCAATCGATGTACGACATGTACATCAACGACATTCCTGAGTGA
- a CDS encoding RidA family protein encodes MTPASSPVPQGNYVPAKRFGGLVFVSGMTPRENGVLTAVGKIVEGEPVERYRPAVELATRNALLAAQAILAGGEVLAEAVSLTVYLNTTPEFTAHSRVADFASAVLAEVLGSIPSRAAVGVSSLPGGASVEISLVAGISPSD; translated from the coding sequence ATGACTCCAGCTTCCAGCCCCGTGCCCCAAGGCAATTACGTTCCAGCCAAACGTTTTGGCGGCCTGGTCTTCGTGTCGGGAATGACGCCTCGCGAAAACGGGGTGCTCACTGCGGTCGGCAAGATCGTCGAGGGAGAACCGGTCGAACGCTACAGGCCGGCGGTCGAGCTCGCGACCCGAAATGCGCTGCTGGCCGCACAGGCGATTCTTGCTGGTGGTGAAGTGTTGGCCGAAGCGGTTTCGCTTACGGTCTACCTCAACACTACCCCCGAGTTCACCGCACATTCGCGGGTAGCAGACTTCGCCTCGGCGGTCCTTGCCGAGGTCCTTGGGTCAATCCCGAGCAGGGCCGCCGTGGGCGTCAGCTCATTGCCGGGTGGAGCATCTGTGGAGATTTCGCTTGTAGCGGGCATTTCCCCGTCCGACTAG
- a CDS encoding pyridoxal phosphate-dependent aminotransferase, whose translation MASIEEKFRTLGIDNAPGQEVRQSADDVTRLQRGPMMSGALVDFSHGDVDAFPPPPGSFDEFAEAVAIGGRQAYTEYRGAAAIRAELAADLASFTGAPIQPDLGVIITPGTQGALFLAVAATVGDGDKVAIVQPDYFANRKLVEFFGGKIVPVALDYLGSEEKAGLDLAQLRAAFEAGAKTFLFSNPNNPTGAVYSAAEIATIAELAREYGATVIADQLYSRLRYENAAYTHMRASGLPEDQVLTIMGPSKTESLSGYRLGVGFGSPSIVARMEKLQAIVSLRAAGYNQAVLKTWFREPTGWMDERIVQHQAIRDDIVAIFRADGMATRVPQAGSYVFPTLPQLAVSIADFVKLLRLQAQVIVTPGTEFGPHPNSIRLNFSQDRTAAVAAAHRIVQMANTYKV comes from the coding sequence ATGGCATCGATAGAAGAAAAATTCCGGACCCTGGGTATCGATAACGCGCCCGGCCAGGAGGTTCGTCAGAGCGCCGACGACGTCACCCGCCTGCAGCGTGGTCCGATGATGTCGGGGGCCCTCGTGGATTTCTCACACGGGGATGTCGACGCTTTTCCCCCGCCCCCGGGCTCCTTCGACGAGTTTGCTGAGGCCGTCGCGATCGGCGGGCGGCAAGCCTATACGGAGTATCGCGGGGCTGCAGCCATCCGTGCCGAGCTGGCCGCCGATCTCGCCAGTTTCACCGGCGCGCCGATACAGCCGGACCTCGGAGTCATCATCACGCCCGGTACGCAAGGCGCGCTGTTCCTGGCAGTGGCCGCAACGGTGGGAGACGGCGACAAGGTCGCGATCGTCCAGCCCGACTATTTCGCTAACCGGAAGTTGGTAGAGTTTTTTGGTGGCAAGATCGTGCCGGTGGCGCTCGACTATCTGGGTTCGGAGGAAAAGGCGGGCCTCGACCTCGCGCAACTCCGCGCGGCTTTCGAGGCGGGCGCGAAGACGTTCCTGTTCTCAAACCCCAACAACCCGACCGGCGCGGTCTATTCCGCCGCCGAGATCGCGACCATTGCCGAACTGGCCAGGGAGTACGGCGCGACCGTCATCGCCGACCAGCTCTACTCGCGCCTGCGCTATGAGAATGCCGCGTATACCCATATGCGCGCCTCCGGCCTGCCCGAAGATCAGGTGCTGACGATCATGGGGCCGTCCAAGACCGAATCCCTGAGCGGGTACCGCCTCGGCGTCGGCTTCGGCTCGCCGTCGATCGTCGCCCGAATGGAAAAGCTGCAGGCAATCGTTTCTCTGCGCGCGGCCGGCTATAACCAGGCAGTGCTCAAGACCTGGTTTCGGGAACCAACTGGCTGGATGGACGAGCGTATCGTCCAGCATCAGGCCATCCGGGACGACATCGTGGCCATCTTCCGCGCCGACGGTATGGCAACGAGAGTTCCGCAGGCGGGCAGCTATGTCTTTCCGACCCTGCCCCAGCTTGCGGTTTCCATAGCGGACTTCGTCAAGCTCCTGCGCTTGCAGGCGCAAGTCATCGTGACACCGGGCACCGAATTCGGCCCGCACCCCAACAGCATCCGCCTGAATTTCTCGCAGGATCGAACCGCCGCTGTTGCCGCAGCCCACCGCATCGTGCAGATGGCCAATACCTACAAGGTGTAA
- the gcvA gene encoding transcriptional regulator GcvA, with amino-acid sequence MRGRLLPSLNALRTFEAVARHNSFTRAAEELNVTQSAASRLVHSLEEYLQVPLFTRRSRRIELTDQGRYYSGLVSKSLDLIEAGTVELISSQEGRGTLSIGMLPTFGTRWLVPRLPSFQEAHPEIAINIVSSDGELDFVKERIDVAIRFGPGQWPDAVIDPLMSEEVQVVCTPQLMAGPHPIVDASSLRHHRLIRHSTRPHSWDHWFQTTENSVHDIRWGPSLEHFFMIIEAVKAGLGVALLPTFLIENELRDGSLVAPIRERVSGPGAYYLVTPASKAQLPRVLAFRRWLISQLQ; translated from the coding sequence GTGCGTGGACGCCTGCTCCCTTCCCTGAACGCATTGCGGACCTTCGAGGCGGTTGCCCGCCACAACTCGTTCACCCGCGCCGCCGAAGAGCTCAACGTGACCCAGAGCGCTGCCAGCCGCCTGGTGCACAGCCTTGAGGAATACCTGCAGGTGCCGCTGTTCACCCGACGGTCGCGGCGCATCGAACTGACGGACCAAGGGCGCTATTACAGCGGCCTGGTGAGCAAGTCGCTCGACCTGATCGAAGCCGGTACGGTCGAGCTCATTTCATCCCAGGAGGGCCGCGGCACGCTTTCCATCGGCATGCTGCCCACCTTCGGCACGCGCTGGTTGGTCCCGCGCCTGCCTTCGTTCCAGGAGGCGCATCCGGAGATCGCCATCAACATCGTATCGAGCGATGGCGAGCTCGATTTCGTCAAGGAACGGATCGACGTCGCGATCAGATTCGGCCCCGGACAATGGCCCGATGCGGTGATCGACCCGCTGATGAGCGAGGAGGTGCAAGTCGTGTGCACGCCTCAGCTCATGGCCGGTCCACACCCAATCGTGGACGCTTCGTCGCTGCGGCATCACCGCCTGATCCGGCACTCGACGCGCCCGCATTCATGGGATCACTGGTTTCAGACGACCGAAAACTCGGTCCACGATATCCGCTGGGGACCTAGCCTCGAGCACTTCTTCATGATCATCGAGGCGGTCAAGGCCGGGCTGGGGGTAGCGCTGCTACCCACGTTTCTCATCGAAAACGAACTGCGCGACGGCAGCCTCGTGGCTCCGATACGCGAACGCGTTTCGGGACCGGGCGCCTACTACCTGGTCACTCCTGCGTCCAAGGCCCAACTCCCCAGAGTGCTGGCGTTTCGCAGGTGGCTCATTTCGCAGTTGCAGTAG